The genomic segment CCACAGCTTTCCCCGGAACCGGACAGCTCTGCACACAGATCCCGCAGCGGACACATTTATCAGCTTCTATATATGGTTTTTTCTGAAAAATGTTTAACGCTCCCGCCATTCTTGTCCAGATATTCTTTCGCACTTCTGTGCGGTCTACATTAAAAGCCGGATTTCCGTATTTTTTCACTGCCTCTGCCATGGAAATCTCCCCGTCTGGTGTCAGAAGGGTAATCTCCTCTTCTTTCCATGTACCAAGTCCCATTTTCTCGCCATGATAGTTCGTCGGAACCATCTCCGGTTTCAGATAAACCAGACGGCTGAATACACTGTCCAGTGCAACCGGATCTGTGGACATCAGCAGTACATTCATAGGAACCGGATCTCCCGAACCCGGTCCGTTGCCCTCCATGGCCACGATCCCATCCATCACATACAGCTTCGGTGCCACACATTTATTCAGATCAATAAGCATTCTGGCAAAGCTGTCTGCACTCGGGTACTGCGTGTGCCCCTTCGCTTTATAGAATCCATATACAAACCCATAGCTGTTCTTAACCGCACCGGTGATACGTTCTAATGCATGTGTTTTCATCTTGCTCAGGGAAATCACACAGTCCTGCTCCAACAGTTCTTTTGGCAGGATAAATTCCTTTGCCTGGACTCCCTGCGGATAAGCAGTTTTCACGCCCTCAGAATAATCAACAGCCGGAATATGATATTTCTCCAGATAAGTATCCATTCCTGTTCCGCGAATCACTGCCTGAGTGGTTCCATGACCGCAGGAATCTGCAAGCACAATATTCTCATACCCACTTTCACGCAGGATTCCCGCAAAAACTCCTACTACAACCGGATGTGTGATCACTGCTTTCTCTACCTCTGCTTTTTTCAGCAGATTCGGCTTCAGCAGGATCTTCGCATCCTTTGGAATCAGAGTCTCCACTCCACCCAGAAAATCCAGCCCCTGTTTCAGCAGCATATAGATTTTTTCTTCATCATATTCCCGGCAGGGAAGTAATACCACTTTACTTTTCACCAAATTCACGCACCTTTATCATCTCCGGACAGATCCACCTGTCTCAGTGCTTTTCTTACCGGCAAAATACATGCCGGCACTACAGAGAGACAGTCCACACCCATCCTCAGAAATTCTTCTGTCAGGGCAGTGTCTGCTGCAAGTTCCCCGCAGATACAGACACGTCTGTTTTCTGCATGTCCCGCTTCGATCACCATTTGAATCATACGCAGCACTGCCGGGTGATGGTCATTATATTTCTTGCGCAGAAGCGGATTCTGTCTGTCCATCGCCAGTGTATACTGACTCAGGTCATTGGTTCCAAGACTCAGGAAATCCACTCTTCTGGCAAGCTCCCGGCTAATCATGACTGCTGCCGGAGTCTCGATCATGATTCCTGTCTTAATATGTTTATACGGAATTCCTTTTTCATCCAGCCCGATCTTTACTTCCCGGATAATTTCTTCAATCTCATCCATTTCCTCTTCTGAGCTGATCATCGGATACATCAGCGCCAGATTTCCATATGCACTCGCCCTGAAAATTGCCCGAAGCTGTGCCTTGAACATTCTTTTTCTGTCAAGGCAGAGACGGATTCCTCTGTTCCCCATGATCGGATTTGTCTCGTCCGGGATATTCAGATATTCTGCCTGCTTGTCTGCTCCGAGATCTGCCGTACGGATCACAGTGAGCTTTTCTCCCATGGTCTCCGCAATCTTTTTGTATGCAAGAAACAGCTCATTTTCACGAGGATAATTTTCTCTTCCAAGATACTGGAATTCACTGCGCAGAAGACCAATCCCGGCAGCTCCGTAATACAGCACACTGTTCAGGTCGTCCATATTTCCGATATTGGCATAGATTTCAATTTTTCTGCCATCTTTTGTGATATCCGGTTCTCTCCTTAATTTCAGAAGCTCTTCTCTTTCTTCTTTATCAGCCTGCCTGCGGATCTCATATTCTTTTTTTACCTCTTCATCCGGATCAATATACAAAGTTCCGGTATATCCGTCCACAATAGCCTGCCGTCCGTCCCACTCCGAATCTGTGTCAATTTCCAGCAGAGCCGGTATATTCATTGTTTTTGCCATAATGGCAGCATGAGACATGTCGGAACCATGATGGGTAACAATAGCCATCAGTTTATCCTTATCCATCTCCATCAGTTCTGTTGGCGTAATACTCTCCGTCACAACGATCACAGGCTCATCCCCAAGATCTATCCTGGGAGAGATACCTCCCAGTTCACCGATCAGGCGGTCGGAAATCTCCCGCATATTATCCAGCCGTTCTTTAATCGCAGGCTCTTCCAGAGTTCTGAAAGTCTTAAGCATCTCATCCCTTGTAGTCATTACCGCATAGGCAGAATTTACTTTTTCACTCTGTATGACACTCTCAATGGCACGTTGAAAGCTTTTTCCCTCCAGCAGATTCTTTTGTCTGAGAAAAATCTCTGCCTGGGTTCCCTGAATTATGCAGTTTTTTTCATATAAATCCTCCAGCTGTTCCATGACTCTGGTGCGCGCCTGCCGGAAAATATTCAGCTCTGTTTTCACATCTGTGATTTCGTACTGGCGCATCTGATATTCGCTTTTATGATAATACAGTATCTTACCGATGGCAATTCCGGAAAAGGCACCGGTTCCCTTGTAAACATCCATATTAACTCCTTAGTTGATTAACCCCTTAGTCGCAGGCAGCCTTAAATTCAGTCCAGTTCTTCTGATACTGTGCGTCTGCGTCCTGGCTTACATTCTGGACGATCTCGCCCTTTGTAACGTCATCCGGAACTACCAGATCCGGATTTACCAGCTCATCTGCTGCTTTATTTGTGCTGTAATAGCCGATATAGTCTGTGCATTTCGCTGCAACCTCCGGCTGCATGATGTAATCCATGAAAGAATATGCCGCATCTTTATCCGGCGCTTCACTTGGAATAAACATACCCATAATACCAAATCCAAGTCCTTCTTCCGGATATACCACCTTCAGATCAGGATTCTCAGCCAGAGCAGCTGTTACCTGAGAGGTATAAAGAAATGCAACACTTGCTTCTCCGTTGAGAAGTGCATTCTGTGTATTGTCATCCTGGATCAGACGTACATTCGGAGCAAGTTCCAGAAGCTTCTCTCCTGTCTTCTTGATCACGTCAACGTCCTCTTCATTCATGCTCTCGCCCATGGAAAGCTGGGTGATACCATTGATCACACGATAGTTTGCAGTCAGTGCAATGCTGTCCTCAAGAGACGGATCCCAGAGGTCTTTATATCCTTTGATATCAATATCCACCTGTTCCGGATCATAAACGATCAGCGGGATGCCTGCTCCGTAAGGAACTGTGTATTCATCGTCTGGATCATAGAACTGTCCCTGATATAATGGGTTGATATTTCCGATATTCTCCAGAGAATCCTTGTCAAGCTTCTCTGCAAGTCCTTCCTGGATCGCAGTTTCCAGAATATAATCATCTGCGATTACAATATCATAGTCGCCGCCCTTTGCCATGGAAAGCTTCTCAAGCATGGTTTCATCTGTATCGAAGTTTGAATAAACAACCTTAACTCCTGTCTCTTTTTCAAAATCATCCAGAACTTCCTGCGGGAACATTCCCTCCCATGTAAAAAGTACAAGTTCTTTA from the Blautia wexlerae DSM 19850 genome contains:
- a CDS encoding DUF362 domain-containing protein; amino-acid sequence: MNLVKSKVVLLPCREYDEEKIYMLLKQGLDFLGGVETLIPKDAKILLKPNLLKKAEVEKAVITHPVVVGVFAGILRESGYENIVLADSCGHGTTQAVIRGTGMDTYLEKYHIPAVDYSEGVKTAYPQGVQAKEFILPKELLEQDCVISLSKMKTHALERITGAVKNSYGFVYGFYKAKGHTQYPSADSFARMLIDLNKCVAPKLYVMDGIVAMEGNGPGSGDPVPMNVLLMSTDPVALDSVFSRLVYLKPEMVPTNYHGEKMGLGTWKEEEITLLTPDGEISMAEAVKKYGNPAFNVDRTEVRKNIWTRMAGALNIFQKKPYIEADKCVRCGICVQSCPVPGKAVDFRKGKGKPPVYDYRKCIRCFCCQEMCPKKAIKVK
- the ptsP gene encoding phosphoenolpyruvate--protein phosphotransferase; translated protein: MDVYKGTGAFSGIAIGKILYYHKSEYQMRQYEITDVKTELNIFRQARTRVMEQLEDLYEKNCIIQGTQAEIFLRQKNLLEGKSFQRAIESVIQSEKVNSAYAVMTTRDEMLKTFRTLEEPAIKERLDNMREISDRLIGELGGISPRIDLGDEPVIVVTESITPTELMEMDKDKLMAIVTHHGSDMSHAAIMAKTMNIPALLEIDTDSEWDGRQAIVDGYTGTLYIDPDEEVKKEYEIRRQADKEEREELLKLRREPDITKDGRKIEIYANIGNMDDLNSVLYYGAAGIGLLRSEFQYLGRENYPRENELFLAYKKIAETMGEKLTVIRTADLGADKQAEYLNIPDETNPIMGNRGIRLCLDRKRMFKAQLRAIFRASAYGNLALMYPMISSEEEMDEIEEIIREVKIGLDEKGIPYKHIKTGIMIETPAAVMISRELARRVDFLSLGTNDLSQYTLAMDRQNPLLRKKYNDHHPAVLRMIQMVIEAGHAENRRVCICGELAADTALTEEFLRMGVDCLSVVPACILPVRKALRQVDLSGDDKGA
- a CDS encoding polyamine ABC transporter substrate-binding protein, with translation MKKRVLAVVMCALMAGTAFTGFKDAGDDKELVLFTWEGMFPQEVLDDFEKETGVKVVYSNFDTDETMLEKLSMAKGGDYDIVIADDYILETAIQEGLAEKLDKDSLENIGNINPLYQGQFYDPDDEYTVPYGAGIPLIVYDPEQVDIDIKGYKDLWDPSLEDSIALTANYRVINGITQLSMGESMNEEDVDVIKKTGEKLLELAPNVRLIQDDNTQNALLNGEASVAFLYTSQVTAALAENPDLKVVYPEEGLGFGIMGMFIPSEAPDKDAAYSFMDYIMQPEVAAKCTDYIGYYSTNKAADELVNPDLVVPDDVTKGEIVQNVSQDADAQYQKNWTEFKAACD